One stretch of Callospermophilus lateralis isolate mCalLat2 chromosome 11, mCalLat2.hap1, whole genome shotgun sequence DNA includes these proteins:
- the LOC143409843 gene encoding LOW QUALITY PROTEIN: GTPase ERas (The sequence of the model RefSeq protein was modified relative to this genomic sequence to represent the inferred CDS: inserted 2 bases in 1 codon; deleted 1 base in 1 codon), with amino-acid sequence MILPTSSLMSLSTWSPSSKESREAWSHRKGVGKQLPEYKPVVVGASGVGKCALTIQMTHQRFVEDHDPTIQDSFWKEVALGRGGYILNVLDTAGQETHRALRDQCLAVGDGVLGVFALNDPSSLTQLQQIWATWSPRHPQPLVLLGNKCDLVTTTGDAHAAAVALAQSWGAPFVETLAKTRQGVEXAMEGLEGHGKRVWKAMAVSREEKSRHQKAMCSCGCTVT; translated from the exons ATGATTCTGCCTACTTCCAG CCTGATGTCTTTGAGCACATGGAGCCCTAGCTCAAAGGAGAGTCGAGAGGCTTGGTCACACCGCAAGGGTGTTGGCAAGCAACTGCCTGAGTACAAGCCAGTGGTGGTGGGTGCAAGTGGCGTGGGCAAGTGTGCATTGACCATCCAGATGACCCACCAGCGCTTTGTGGAAGACCACGACCCCACCATCCAAGATTCCTTCTGGAAGGAGGTGGCCCTGGGCCGT GGGGGCTATATTCTGAATGTACTAGACACTGCAGGGCAGGAAACTCACAGGGCCCTGCGTGACCAGTGCTTGGCTGTTGGTGACGGTGTGCTAGGTGTCTTTGCTCTCAATGATCCTTCATCTCTGACCCAGCTGCAGCAGATATGGGCCACCTGGAGTCCTCGCCACCCCCAGCCCCTAGTCCTGCTGGGCAACAAGTGTGACCTTGTGACCACCACTGGAGATGCTCATGCTGCTGCTGTAGCCCTGGCCCAAAGCTGGGGGGCCCCATTCGTGGAGACCTTAGCCAAGACCCGGCAAGGTGTGGA GGCCATGGAAGGTCTGGAAGGCCATGGCAAAAGGGTCTGGAAGGCCATGGCAGTGTCACGTGAGGAGAAGTCCCGGCACCAGAAGGCCATGTGCAGTTGTGGCTGCACTGTGACCTGA